From Primulina tabacum isolate GXHZ01 chromosome 2, ASM2559414v2, whole genome shotgun sequence, one genomic window encodes:
- the LOC142524807 gene encoding glucomannan 4-beta-mannosyltransferase 2-like: protein MAEVSAQTFIPESFPGYTADVAGQIGLLWELIRAPLIVPLLRICVYVCLAMSIMVFIERLYMGVVIILVKLFWKKPEKRYKWEPMKDDLEMGNGAFPMVLVQIPMFNEKEVYKISIGAACNLSWPTNRLVIQVLDDSTDLVIKDMVEKECLRWASKGINVVYQIRETRGGYKAGALKEGLKHDYVKGCDYVVIFDADFRPEPDFLRRAVPFLIHNSDVALVQARWRFVNANECFLTRMQEMSLDYHFKVEQEVGSSTHAFFGFNGTGGIWRISAINEAGGWNDRTTVEDMDLAIRAGLKGWKFIYLGDLQVKSELPSTFKAFRFQQHRWSCGPANLFRKMFQDIVRNKKVSLYKKFYVIYSFFFVRKIIAHMFTFFFYCVVLPFSILIPEVDVPKWGAIYIPCIITALNSVGTPRSFHLLFYWVLFENVMSFHRTKATFIGLLEAKRVNEWVVTEKLGDALKNKSNTKNVSPKKQLFKFLGDRIQVHELGFAVFLFICGCYDFLYGKNCYFIYLFLQVITFTIAGFGYIGTIVPS, encoded by the exons ATGGCCGAAGTTTCTGCGCAGACGTTTATACCCGAGTCATTTCCCGGGTACACGGCAGATGTGGCGGGGCAGATTGGTCTCCTGTGGGAGCTAATCAGGGCACCATTGATCGTCCCACTGCTGAGAATCTGCGTCTACGTTTGCTTGGCAATGTCGATCATGGTGTTCATAGAAAGGCTTTACATGGGGGTCGTTATCATCCTGGTGAAGCTTTTCTGGAAAAAGCCTGAAAAAAGGTACAAATGGGAGCCGATGAAAGACGATTTGGAGATGGGAAATGGGGCTTTTCCAATGGTTCTTGTTCAGATCCCTATGTTCAATGAAAAGGAG GTTTACAAGATCTCCATTGGTGCAGCTTGTAATCTTTCATGGCCGACCAATAGGCTGGTGATACAAGTATTGGATGATTCCACTGATCTTGTCATCAAG GACATGGTTGAAAAGGAGTGTTTAAGGTGGGCAAGTAAGGGCATTAACGTAGTCTACCAAATTCGAGAAACAAGGGGTGGCTACAAAGCTGGTGCGCTTAAGGAGGGTTTGAAACACGATTATGTCAAGGGATGCGACTACGTCGTCATCTTCGATGCCGATTTCCGACCCGAACCGGACTTTCTCCGGCGAGCCGTTCCGTTTCTGATCCATAACTCAGACGTCGCCCTGGTGCAAGCTCGTTGGAGGTTCG TGAATGCGAATGAATGCTTCCTGACAAGAATGCAAGAGATGTCACTAGACTACCATTTCAAAGTCGAACAAGAAGTTGGATCGTCCACTCATGCCTTCTTCGGCTTTAATG GAACTGGTGGGATATGGAGAATCTCAGCGATCAACGAGGCCGGAGGGTGGAACGACAGAACCACGGTAGAGGACATGGATCTCGCAATTCGAGCTGGTCTCAAGGGTTGGAAATTTATATACTTAGGTGACCTCCAG GTGAAGAGTGAACTtcctagtacttttaaagcctTCCGATTCCAGCAACACCGATGGTCTTGCGGGCCTGCCAATTTATTCAGAAAAATGTTCCAAGATATTGTTCGAAacaag AAAGTTTCCCTGTACAAGAAGTTTTATGTAATATACAGCTTCTTCTTTGTCCGAAAGATTATAGCCCACATGTTCACTTTCTTCTTCTATTGCGTCGTCCTGCCATTTTCCATACTGATCCCGGAAGTTGACGTCCCCAAATGGGGAGCCATTTACATTCCTTGCATCATTACCGCTCTTAATTCAGTCGGGACTCcgag ATCATTCCATCTGTTGTTCTACTGGGTTCTATTCGAGAACGTGATGTCGTTTCATCGTACAAAGGCAACATTCATCGGTTTGCTCGAGGCGAAGAGAGTTAATGAATGGGTGGTGACTGAAAAACTTGGAGATGCTCTTAAGAACAAATCCAACACGAAGAATGTTTCCCCAAAGAAGCAACTGTTCAAGTTTCTCGGAGACAG AATACAAGTGCACGAGCTGGGGTTCGCAGTGTTTCTTTTCATTTGCGGATGCTATGACTTCCTCTATGGAAAGAACTGCTACTTCATATACCTATTCCTTCAAGTCATCACCTTCACCATCGCCGGGTTCGGCTATATCGGCACCATAGTCCCAAGTTAA